From the genome of Oncorhynchus gorbuscha isolate QuinsamMale2020 ecotype Even-year linkage group LG18, OgorEven_v1.0, whole genome shotgun sequence:
GAATACAAACTAAGATACGTATGACAAAACACAATATTGATGGCATTGCATTGTTGATATAATACTGCATCCCACTCACTGTTAGAGTTATCTGATCAAGCCAAAGATATTTGTTTAACCTGTTTGGGGTTTGATGAAATACTTACTAATAACAGTTTGATCTGGAACCAGGATGTGGATGATGCCACTCTGTCTCGCCTGGAGCTGGAGAGGAAGATCGAGTCTCTGATGGATGAGATTGAGTTCCTCAAGAAGCTACATGATGAGGTAGATGCAGCTGCTGAAATGGTCGACCACAAATCATGGTCTTCATGATGATCCATGCATAATCATACCTTTTTGGATTCAACCTGCTATTTAGAGGCCTTTTTTTCCAATTGACCTCTCACTTGCTCTTGTCTTCTCAGGAGATCCAGGAGGTGCAAGTGAGTTTCCAGACCCAGCAAATGAAGATGGAGGTGGACCAGACTGCCAGGCCTGACCTGACCGCTGCCCTCAAGGACATCAGGGCCCAGTACGAGAACATCGCCTCCAAGAACATGTATGAGTCTGAGGAGTGGTACAAGTCCAAGGTGAGAGGAGaacaatggacacacacacacacgacctaatcacacacacacacacgcacacgcacacgcacacgcacacgcacacacgcacacatgcacacacacacacacagagagtaacACCTGTTCTTATTTGTGTTTTGTTCTATGCTCCTGCAGTTTGCTGACCTGACAGACTCTGCCAAGCGTAACACTGATGCTATGAGGCAGTCCAAGCAAGAGCAAAACGAGCACAGGAGGCAGATGCAGTCCCTCAGCTGTGAGATTGATGCACTGAAGAGCACGGTGAGGCCTCACAGAACTTGCCTATTTGTCTGTAATCAACCCCAATTTACACTGGCTGAGTGAGCAACAACAGTACAATGATCTCAGGCTTAACCCAAAATGACTGCCAGCCATGAATCACCCAAGTGCGTCAGGCATGTAAGTAGAGGAGGATGCGAGTGAGCAAAATCCCTTATAATTTCCTTCCCCAATCTTCCCCCAGTGATGGAATACAGTGTTTTATAAGCCCATATGGGCTGGGCATCCTGAAGATGCAAGATAATCTATTAATAAAACCCCCCATTTCCTCCTGCCctcactgtatgtatgtgtgtatttttcAGAACGAGGCTCTACTAAGGCAGATGCGTGAGATGGAGGACCAGTTTGGTGTGGAGGCCAATAACTACCAGGACAACGTGGTCCGCCACGAGGACGAGATCCACCACCTGAAGGACGAGATGGCCCGACACCTGAGGGAGTACCAGGACCTGCTCAACGTCAAGATGGCCCTGGACATAGAAATCGCCACTTACCGCAAGctgctggagggagaggagagcaggtgaGGAGGATAAGGGTTAGGACATCCTTACTCGCATCTGATTATGAACACATTCCTGAGCTAACCTATTGCTTCATTTCTCTTTAGGATTACTGTTCCCATGCATCCCTCCCAGTATGGCCGTAGTGGTGATAGGGGTGAGTTCCATCACATTACCAATAATACTAGTCTTTATCTCTCAATGTATTTCCCTCTCCATGCAAATACCTATATACTTGCCAGTATTATCTTTATATTTAACATATCCATAATATATTAGATGTATATAAATGATCATGCACAGTATCTAAAATGGGCTTCTCCCCTCATAGGCTATGACCATACCCCAGACACCCCTAGCAGGAAGCCTGTGGTGATTAAGACAGTGGAGACTCGTGATGGAGAGGTAAACATTCCAAATATTTCCTGGTATCAAGAAAATGTGTTCCATACTTTCTATCTCCACCTTGATATTCAGTATACAGTGTAGTTTCACGAGAAAGCATTTGCAGGAAGTGGTGGAATTTGACTGAGGtttgtttctcttcttctcttcctccaggtggtgaaggaatcaaagaaggagaaggagaggagtgagagggatgGCAAACATGATACTAATGTCGGGGATCATGGCAGGGATGACCACGATGACTAGAATAGTTAGGTACCAATCACCTGTTCCAGATTCAGATGTAGCAATACAACACAAAAGAACAAAAAATAAATAGTTAAAAGCTACATACTCCATAATTGCTGTTCACATTTCACCCTTTAAGATCACATTTTTCTGTAGAGCAGAGAGCCTGTAGTATATATTTGTGCAATGTTAAAAGTTGACGAAATCTCATTTAGATAGCAAACTTAGTCACAGGATGTGATCGTGGTTCTAGTTTCAATAACCGATCATTCCTCATTGAAgataaaatacaaaacaaagacaACCATACATGATCATACCCAGACACGATAGTCCTATTTCTCCACGATAGGCAAATTGAACCTTTTTATCGATACACCACTTGAGGCCTTGATTTACAGTTAAATTATATACTTTTTTTTGTAGCTGAACTTATCATTCAATAAAATGGGTAAATGGAAAGTGGCAAAAACAAAGCAAAAGTTTTTTTTGTGATCCctccacaaaaaaaaaaacatctccgACATGGTACTCTCTCCAGTCGAAGGACATGATTTGATGTAGCTTTGAGAGACAGTGGACAACAATCAGTACAATTTTAAAAGGAGAGGGTCTTTGTATAGTGTCATGAAACTCTCAATGTAAAATATTCTGCCAGAGAGGGACCACCAATGGGATTGATTATAGACACATACAGAACAATCAAAGGCCACAGTAGCAGCACCACACACTCTGCTCACATTCCACTCACCTCAAAATAGAAGGGAAATGTGCTATGCGATTATATGAGAATATGTGTTTCTGACagaaatagagaataaaaaagaaaaagaaaatgcTAATAAAATAATCTGGGACAGAGCTATGGAGTTTATCTTTATTCATTTGTATTGTATACTCTCATACTACTACAAAATCCTGTATAAAATGGAGATACGGTTGACAATTGCAATGAATGTGTATTTGCATAAGTGAAACATGTCAATCAACAACTATTATACAGCAGAAATTAGTTAATTTGATTTATTACGCAGTATTACTTCATAATAACTAAGAAATCTGATTTCCAGTGCTCTTTTGTGTGAAGTGTACTAttttaaaatagaaaatatagatcAGTTACTAGTTAATCAACATGGAGACTGGCACCTTGTGGGACAAAATGCAGCCAAGCAACTTCCGGTGAGTAATGCAGAGGCTGGTCATTGGTCCCAATGGAAATCTCTTAATGTACTTATCTTTTAAACAGGGCAACTGAGACCAAAATACAACTAGAGACGGAAATAGTCACTGTTCCATTCATTACATACTCTAAACAGGTGCACCTGGTTGTTGTCACTTTTAAGGCTTGACATATGTAATATGATATTATGTTTATGCAAATTATTTGAAAAATCTAATCTCACATGTTGACAATATACATTATTTTCTGCAAAACAAGAACATGCTGTATTATACCTTAGCAGCCACTGATGACACTAAAGTGCATGACCTACCGTTTAACAGCAGTGAAGGCTACGATTCACGAGCGCTGCATCGGCGGTGGTCACGCTGAACTTGAATGTGATTATTGGAAGAAATCAAcagctgtacagtacagtattatgtagAGCTATTTTACACAAACAAATCTTACTGTCCATATGATTTTACAGGAAGAAAATGTTTAGCTGGGACAAGTGGTGATCACAACATTTCAATTAGGCTACACCTGGTTTTTGACAGGTATGTTGATGATAATGATAATGTAGGCTATTGATAATCCGGTATATGGCCAGTTATTGCTCGATATGTAGAAACTGGCCACATTAGGGCTACTCCCCTATGGCCAGCTACAGTGACTAACTGGTTTGCTGCTTTTCATAAACTAagagagatttaaaaaaaatatatatagactTGGTCATGAATAAAACAGCATTAAAAATGTTATTTAAGACGAAGGGGTTTATTGGTTCTGTTTTTGCTATGAACAAATGTAGGAATGTATTCACCCATAAAATTATTAATTCATTCAAGGTTTATACAATAGAACATTCCAACAGAAAAACAACAGTCCAAACCCCATGTCTCTACCATATATGGTTCAAAGGTTACCAACGATATACTCTGAGAATTTAGCATGTTTAGAGTGAATGGAATATTTTGAATgcatagcaggacaggaaaatggtccaattcacacacttatcaaaagaacatccctggtcatccttactggctctgatctggcggactcactaaacataaagctttgtttgtaaattatgtctgagtgtcggagtgtgcccctggctatccgtaaattaaaataaaaaaaactaaaaatggTGCCAAATAATTTCATATATAAGAAATtgctacttaagtatattttttaaaatacttttgatacttaagtatagttaaaaccaaatacttttagacttttactcaagcagtAGTTTACTGGGTGACTTATACTTTTACTGGAGTCATTTTTTATtacggtatctttacttttactcaagtattactcgagtccaaatttgacatttttggttccaactgccgtgtcttcgtgagacgcagagtaggggaACGGATGATCTCCCACCGTTaagcacggaggaggaggtgtgatggtgtggggtgctttgctctgacactgtcagtgatttatttcgagttcaaggcacacttaaccagcatggctaccacagccgTCTGCAGCGATCCGCCTTAGtaggattatcatttgtttttcaacaggacaatgaaccaatACACCTCCGTGTAAGGGCTATGTgactaaggagagtgatggagtgctgcatcagatgacctggcctccacaatcacccgaacctcaacccaattgagatggtttgggatgagttggatcacacagtgaaggaaaagcagccaacaagtgctcagcatatgtgggaactccttaaaaactgttggaaaataattcatgccaagagtgtgcaaatctgtcatcaaggcaaagggtggctactttgaagaatgtaaaatataaaatatattttggtttgtttaacactttttttggttactacatgattccatatgtgatattttatcattttgatctcttcactattattatacaatgtggaaaatagtcaaataaagaaaaacccttgaatgagtaggtgtgtccaagcatttgactggtactgtatatactgtatatactggtaCTGCCTGTTTTGCGTGTTATTTTGGCATTCATTCATGTCACATACCAGTTTGCAcccaatattttaaaaaatggcttACTAATGCCGCATACAAACATAGtctctttcttgagtaaggcagctccaaaatgcaggtgtttcagcctagctctgTGCTTTCTGTGGTTAGAGGGGCAGCCAGTGGAATATACCGAGCGTAGGCGTTGGTAATCATCtttagttgcgccgtgattggttcagtgttctgtcactcatgggaacACTAGATCACTGCAGAATCTACAGTGAGAGCTAGACAGTTCAAGTCCTCTTGGGtactgccatagatttacattagaagtgtccAGCCAATAAGTCTCaacgtcattggccacagataaaatgacgtcaaatcacattatatctaacgtagctttgattggactgatcatgtaactttcaaaatcttagctagcaagctagacaagcagtcatcgtcATGTACCAcgtcaacaatctactggcaaatccttttcaagcCTTGTCATATGAaaataaattatagataaaaggt
Proteins encoded in this window:
- the LOC124003309 gene encoding plasticin-like is translated as MSHPSMNHPSGRASTSYRRTFGGPNPISMSSYSPSYSRMPISSGHYMRSISPVVPTRSSNYHHQQRQRSSTQPPRLTYEKVDFQLADVVNAEFLATRSNEKVELQDLNDRFASFIDKVHYLEQQNSGLQQELSQFKGQQQEGQPNRATELFQEELRELRRQLDHVGKERDQYQVERDNLAEDMNLIKQRLDEENQKRSEAESNLLVFRKDVDDATLSRLELERKIESLMDEIEFLKKLHDEEIQEVQVSFQTQQMKMEVDQTARPDLTAALKDIRAQYENIASKNMYESEEWYKSKFADLTDSAKRNTDAMRQSKQEQNEHRRQMQSLSCEIDALKSTNEALLRQMREMEDQFGVEANNYQDNVVRHEDEIHHLKDEMARHLREYQDLLNVKMALDIEIATYRKLLEGEESRITVPMHPSQYGRSGDRGYDHTPDTPSRKPVVIKTVETRDGEVVKESKKEKERSERDGKHDTNVGDHGRDDHDD